In a genomic window of Myotis daubentonii chromosome X, mMyoDau2.1, whole genome shotgun sequence:
- the LOC132223993 gene encoding SNW domain-containing protein 1-like, translating to MALTSFLPAATQLSQDQLEAEEKARSQRSRQTSLVCSRREPPPYGYRQGWIPRLLEDFGDGGAFPEIHVAQYPLDMGRKKKMSNALAIQVDAEGKIKYDAIARQGQSKDKVIYSKYTDLVPKEVMNADDPDLQRPDEEAIKEITEKTRVALEKSVSQKIAAAMTARAADKLAPAQYIRYMPSQQGLAFNSGAKQRVIRMVEMQRDPMEPPRFKINARIPRGPPSPPAPVMHSPSRKLTVKEQQEWKIPPCISNWKNAKGYTVPLDKRLAADGRGLQTVHINENFAKLAEALYIADRKAREAVETRAQVERKMAQKEKEKHEEKLRGMAQKARERRAGIKTHVEKEDGEARERDEIRHDRRKERQHDRNLSRAVPDKRSKRQRNENRDISEVIALGVPNPRTSNEVQYDQRLFNQSKGMDSGFAGGEDEIYNVYDRAWRGGKDMAQNIYRPSKNLDKDMYGDDLEASMKTNRFIPDKEFSGSDRRQRGREGPVQFEEDPFGLDKFLKEAKQHCGSKRPSDSSCPKEHEHEGKKRRKE from the coding sequence ATGGCGCTCACCAGCTTTTTACCTGCAGCTACTCAGCTCTCTCAGGACCAGCTTGAGGCTGAAGAAAAGGCAAGATCCCAGAGATCACGGCAGACCTCCCTGGTCTGCTCCCGAAGAGAACCTCCCCCATACGGGTACCGGCAAGGCTGGATACCTCGGTTATTAGAGGATTTTGGAGATGGAGGTGCTTTCCCAGAGATCCACGTGGCCCAGTATCCACTGGATATGGGgcgaaagaaaaaaatgtcaaatgcCCTGGCCATTCAGGTGGATGCtgaaggaaaaattaaatatgatgCCATTGCTCGGCAAGGACAGTCAAAAGACAAGGTCATTTATAGCAAGTACACTGACCTGGTTCCCAAGGAGGTCATGAATGCAGACGACCCAGACCTGCAAAGACCGGATGAAGAAGCTATTAAAGAGATAACAGAAAAGACAAGGGTGGCCTTAGAAAAATCTGTATCACAGAAGATTGCTGCGGCCATGACAGCTCGAGCGGCTGATAAACTGGCTCCCGCTCAGTATATCCGATACATGCCATCTCAGCAAGGACTGGCTTTCAACTCTGGGGCAAAACAGAGGGTTATTCGTATGGTGGAAATGCAGAGAGATCCAATGGAGCCTCCAAGGTTCAAGATTAATGCGAGAATTCCCCGAGGACCACCTTCTCCTCCCGCACCTGTCATGCATTCTCCTAGCCGAAAGTTGACTGTGAAGGAGCAACAGGAGTGGAAGATTCCTCCGTGTATTTCGAACTGGAAAAATGCAAAGGGCTATACAGTTCCACTAGACAAACGTCTGGCTGCTGATGGAAGAGGACTGCAGACAGTTCACATCAATGAAAATTTTGCTAAGTTGGCCGAAGCCCTCTACATTGCTGATCGGAAGGCTCGTGAAGCCGTGGAAACGCGTGCCCAAGTAGAGAGAAAGATGGcgcagaaagaaaaagagaaacatgaagaGAAACTGAGAGGAATGGCCCAGAAAGCTAGGGAGAGAAGAGCTGGGATCAAAACCCATGTGGAAAAAGAGGATGGGGAGGCACGTGAGAGGGATGAAATTCGGCACGACAGGCGGAAAGAGAGACAGCATGACCGGAATCTTTCCAGGGCAGTGCCCGATAAGAGGTCGAAACGGCAGAGAAATGAAAATCGAGATATCAGCGAGGTCATCGCTCTTGGTGTGCCCAATCCCCGGACTTCCAACGAAGTCCAATATGACCAaaggctgttcaaccaatccAAGGGCATGGACAGTGGTTTTGCAGGTGGAGAAGATGAAATTTACAATGTGTATGATCGAGCCTGGAGAGGTGGTAAAGATATGGCCCAGAATATTTACAGGCCCAGTAAAAATCTGGATAAGGACATGTACGGTGATGATCTAGAAGCCAGCATGAAGACCAACAGATTCATTCCCGATAAGGAGTTTTCTGGTTCAGACCGTAGGCAAAGAGGTAGAGAAGGACCAGTTCAGTTTGAGGAAGATCCTTTTGGTTTGGACAAGTTCCTCAAAGAAGCCAAACAGCACTGTGGCTCCAAAAGACCCTCAGATAGCAGCTGCCCTAAGGAACATGAGCATGAAGGcaaaaagaggaggaaggaataG